The Enoplosus armatus isolate fEnoArm2 chromosome 5, fEnoArm2.hap1, whole genome shotgun sequence genome contains the following window.
ACCACTTTCTTGAACATGTAGTGAGAgccatgctttcattttcacattttatttcatgatcAAGTGAACTActaaaaatggcaaacaaaacGGTAGATAGAGATTGAAGGTAATCAGAAACTGTTTcttgccaagtaacatacattacaaggaatttgccgtggtctgatggtgctacatttatttttaacatataacatatcagaatcagaatcagaatcagaaatactttattgatccccggggggaaattgtacagtaccggtgctcccattcaagagtaaagtagcataatttagaactaaaagtatgtacaaatataaaaataagaaatagaaaataaaaaaatatacacatttacagtatttaagtgaacaatgaggtaaaaaaaaagtgcaagactttggccgtgTATGTCTAAGAAATTAAACAGgcaaaactaaatgtaaatgtcaattTATTTCAGTGATGGTAGAATTATCATCTTgtacttatgtaaaagtaccaatactttactttaaataaaaatctcCATTACCagtagaagtcctgcattgaaaagcagtagttaacattagctaaaTGTAGCTTACTTataatgtcaaaaataaaagtaatgtggtggattattattactgatgcactGGTGTTTATTGTAATCTACTTTGTATACTGTTGTGTAATGTGATCTatgaatcacattttataaatcaATCATAGTTTATTCTATGTTCAATCTAAATTTGTAACTTCTAGCCTCTGCATTTCCCTCTTAAATatagtaaattaaaaaaaaggtaaagtaaaagtattcaaattTTAGTTTAAGTAGAGTAATTCATTACTCAGTACCCTGGTTCAATCTAAATCGTATATTTAGAGAGTGAAGAGGTTTAAAACGCTCCCTCGCTTATGTCCTCGATTCGCTGTGTCGCTATGAAACCGCGCATGCGCGAAATTCGGAAAAATAAATCGCCGGAAGAGAGCGTCACTTCCCGGTTCTGCATCTGACGTGTCTAAAACAGTTTTGCACTGGTGGTGGCTTTTACTCGTGGGGGATTTATTATCTATTTAAGTATTATCTGGTAAGATGTAATTGCTTGAAGAGTAGGCACTAGCTCTTTAAAGGTTTACAGGTTCATTCATGTATCGCACGCCTTCTGTTTCACCTTACTTCCTCcgtgtatgttgtttttatctaGATACGTGGTGGCAACATGCTAGATTTCTTCACCATCTTCAGCAAAGGGGGCATAGTGTTGTGGTGTTTTCAGGGAGCCGGGGTCACTGAATCCTTCACGGGGCCTGTCAACGCTTTGATCCGCTCCGTGATCCTTCAGGTGGGACATAACGACAGGTCACAATCCTGTGACAGCCGCCTGTGTTTGTGCAATTCTTGGTATGGCTTGGACAGCTAATGCTAACGCTAAGAGGTAGCAAACGTTAGCTTATTGCGTAACGATAGTGCACTAAACAAGCGACTTTTCAGGTGTGAATAACCTAGAAATCACCTTATTACGAGTTGTAAATTGAAGTTTGATATAGTGTGTTACAGTGACTTCTTTCACATTGCTAGGAAGACACAGCAGGCTATCTGTGGCAGCAATGACATGTGtgtagctgctgctgacatGAACCATGTTTGTGATGTTACAGGAGCGAAGTGGGAACAATTCATTTACTCATGAGGGCCTGAGTCTTAAATACAAGCTCGACAATGAGTTTGAGTTGATTTTTGTGGTAAGTCTGTCAACTGCACACTACATTAATTACAAGCAAACACCATTGAGACCCACACTGCAAATCTGCAAGTaaaatcagtgttgtttttatttttaaatgttaaagatCACTCTTTtcccctgtctctgtccaggTGGGTTTTCAAAAGATCCTGACGCTGACGTATGTGGACAAGTTCATAGATGACGTTCAGCTGCATTTTAGGGATCGTTATAAGAATGAGCTGGAGCAAAAGGGGGCTTTGAGGCTCCTCAACAACAACTTTGAATTCGAGGATGACTTCAAGATGCTGCTTAGGTAAAGACAGACAGTTTGACTTGTGGAGGTGATTTCTTATAATGAAGAACTTCAGTGCAACTTGTGTCATAATGTTTATcccatattttaaaaaaatcaatcaaaatcaatGATGCTGTGAGAATCAGAAGTGTATTTCAGCGACATTTAAAGATGCTTAATtaaccacaatctttttttgttctgcCCATGCTGACAAATATCATATGTTTCCCAcaagagagacggaggagagcAGCAAAGCTCGGAACCCTGCCCCCATGCGGACCTTTAAGCAGTCCGAGAAATCCCAAAAAACTGTGAAGTCAATGATTGAGACGAAAGGTGGGGACAAAGGAAAGGAACAGGGTGGCAAGAAgaataaaaataccaaaaaggAGGGTAAGTGCTGTTGGTTGGTCGTTGTAAAGTAACTCACTCTAAATGGCTAGTGTAACATAATTTCAATCCCAATCCTGACTTGATTTCTTATTTTGATCTTttccagctcctgcagctgaGCCTATCAAAGTGGATCAAGGCAAGGCCTCATCCTCAGGGCAGAAGATGGTTGAGAATGGTAACCAGGGCTTGACTCGTGACGAGGTCATTCAGAGGAACAAAGAGGAATTCTTTCGCAAGCGCTTGGTGGTAACTACTGAAAAACACaggtgaagaaaaacacattcacgaATGTCAAACAAGACATAGTTAAAGTGATTGTTTAAAATCTGATATCCTGTCATCCTACTCGCAGTAAGTCCCCAAAGCCTCAGAAGCCTAGGGAGAAACAAATGCGTGTTTGGGACATGGGTGGTAGCAGCACCAAGGAGCTGGACTACAGTGAGAGGAATGGAGATGGTTCCCAAAATGGTGGCGAAGAGAACCAGGAAGCACCACTTGATCCGGTATGCTTCccctccactccactccacctGTCAAGAGGTTTCAAGTTAAAAAGACATCTGTATTAGTCCCATTAATACTGTTGAAGTAAAGGGTCTGTCGCCAAGTTTTCAATGTCCTGGATGTGTTTCAGGGGATGCAGCTAAACTCCATGAAGGGTGACCTGCTGTCTGTGGACTATGAGtccagtgaggaagaggaggtggaggtggaggaggagagagtggttGTCAGTGAAACAAGCAAGGCTAGGTAAGAGAGTGTTTGTTTTAGGGCGCATTATTATACATGTATGCTATTTATTTTCAGAACTcttaacatgttttgttttacaatttCCCACctttgtttgttgatttcagctCCAAAAAGGGTGGCGGTTTTGGGGGCATGTTTGGGATGCTGAAGGGCCTGGTGGGGTCCAAGAGCCTGACCCGGGAGGACATGGAGTCAGTACTGGAGAAGATGAAGGACCACCTCATTGGTATgatatcacatcacacacacacacacacaccctcacccTCTTGATTTTCTGCTATATTTAAAGGTCCGTTGTCTGCTATTCACTCTCCTCCTTTATGATCCTACAGCAAAGAATGTAGCAGCCGACATTGCCTCCCGGCTCTGTGACTCTGTAGCCAAAAAACTGGAGGGCAAAGTCATGGGCACATTCACCAGTAAgtaaacttttatttaacatACCCCACAATAGACTTTAGATCCTTACCCACTTtcttaaattatttttcatttgaggCAAGGATTAGTCACAATGCAAAGTGCCTTTTGTGCTACCTTCACTACAAGTCTACAAGTAATGTGATTGCTGTAATGCATTTCCCCCAACATCGTCTGTATGATTAGCACAGTCAAATGATTAAAACAGGATCTTCCCTTCAGTTTCATATACACATGaggtcatttaaaatgttgctcAGACCAGTTTTTGCCATTCAAAAACATAATAGTTCATATTCTCTATATCAGCTCATGGTTTTCATAACCAAATCAAGCAGGGCCTTAAAGTCTACTTTCATTATCATGTTCATAATATTTAGCATACACCTATAGCATAATATTGTTGTAACATCAGCCTTAGCAGGTGTATGGTAGTGAACTAAATATTGTGTAGGTGTAGTTCAGGCTTTTGGTATGTTTACTCATGAGATTTCTGGGTGTGTTGTGGAGGTAACGATTCAATTGGATATCGGTGATAGAAGGAGCCAACGTGATGACCCTTTCTGGTGCTCTCCCCCTAGTCCAAAAGCACAATATAATAATGATGTCATTGTAACTATGTGAGATAATTCAGTAAATAGCATAGCATGTGGAACAACATGTAAGGAATGCATGATGCCGGCGGACCctaacaaaacttttttttgtatgtgtgtgtttgtagctgtgGCCTCAACTGTAAAGCAGGCCCTGCAAGACTCACTGGTGCAGATCCTGCAGCCCAAGCGAAGGGTGGATATTCTGAGAGATGTCATGGAGGCGCAGAGCCAGCGAAGGCCTtttgtcattacattttgtggTGTCAATGGGGTTGGAAAGTCCACCAACCTGGCCAAGGTGAGCTGTCGTTGTTAAAAGGGTACATGTGCCCCAAATCCACCATTTCTTTGTAAGTGCCACTATGTTCCTGTGGTTTGCTGATTTCGTGTTTT
Protein-coding sequences here:
- the srpra gene encoding signal recognition particle receptor subunit alpha, translating into MLDFFTIFSKGGIVLWCFQGAGVTESFTGPVNALIRSVILQERSGNNSFTHEGLSLKYKLDNEFELIFVVGFQKILTLTYVDKFIDDVQLHFRDRYKNELEQKGALRLLNNNFEFEDDFKMLLRETEESSKARNPAPMRTFKQSEKSQKTVKSMIETKGGDKGKEQGGKKNKNTKKEAPAAEPIKVDQGKASSSGQKMVENGNQGLTRDEVIQRNKEEFFRKRLVVTTEKHSKSPKPQKPREKQMRVWDMGGSSTKELDYSERNGDGSQNGGEENQEAPLDPGMQLNSMKGDLLSVDYESSEEEEVEVEEERVVVSETSKASSKKGGGFGGMFGMLKGLVGSKSLTREDMESVLEKMKDHLIAKNVAADIASRLCDSVAKKLEGKVMGTFTTVASTVKQALQDSLVQILQPKRRVDILRDVMEAQSQRRPFVITFCGVNGVGKSTNLAKISFWLIENGFTVLIAACDTFRAGAVEQLRTHQRRLNSLHPPEKHGGQPVVQLYEKGYGKDAAGIAMEAIAYARNQAFDVVLVDTAGRMQDNAPLMTALAKLIAVNMPDLVLFVGEALVGNEAVDQLVKFNQALADHSMSDKPRLIDGIVLTKFDTIDDKVGAAISMTYITGQPIVFVGTGQTYNDLRSLNARAVVGALMKA